Proteins from one Mercurialis annua linkage group LG7, ddMerAnnu1.2, whole genome shotgun sequence genomic window:
- the LOC126655915 gene encoding uncharacterized protein LOC126655915 isoform X2: MFLFEGNFGNILHTGDCRLTPDCLQWFPEKYIRKKGKEPGCQLDYVFLDCTFGRFKQKFPSKHSAIQQVINCIWKHPAAAMVYLTCDLLGQEDILVHVSQTFGSKIYVDKAANPECFQALTVTVPQILTQDPTSRFHVFDGFPKLYERAATKLAEAQANCQPEPLIIRPSAQWYACDCEEEDSDTKSRRKLRFNEAVRDQFGVWHVCYSMHSSREELEWALNFLAPKWVVSTTPPCRATELDYVRQCSVGAHLTSNDSIWKLLDISVGASAKANVSAKHSQISLESELPTVEDSSSQPLSLSSPIKKPALTLFGRARLPVGAFENHDCSSNEKLTFVKDHVIAKQEVGVVEASKVEIHVPNNFVSSSIGSSRNFSEALRKSYRSMNVPMPRPLPSLVELKGANKQNKRRMAEI; encoded by the exons ATGTTCTTGTTCGAGGGCAATTTTGGCAACATCCTGCACACAGGAGATTGCAGGCTCACTCCCGACTGTCTACAATGGTTTCCCGAGAAGTATATTAGAAAAAAAGGGAAGGAACCCGGGTGCCAACTTGATTATGTTTTCCTAGACTGTACATTTGGGAGATTCAAACAGAAATTCCCGAGCAAGCATTCAGCAATCCAACAG GTTATAAACTGTATATGGAAGCACCCTGCTGCAGCTATGGTTTACCTGACTTGTGATCTTCTTGGTCAAGAGGATATACTAGTTCATGTTTCCCAAACTTTTGGTTCTAAAATTTATGTTGACAAAGCTGCTAATCCAGAATGCTTCCAAGCTTTGACAGTTACAGTTCCTCAAATCCTCACTCAAGATCCAACATCACGTTTCCATGTGTTTGATGGATTTCCTAAATTATATGAACGAGCTGCTACAAAACTTGCAGAGGCACAAGCTAATTGCCAGCCAGAACCTCTGATTATTCGACCTTCAGCTCAGTGGTACGCTTGTGACTGTGAAGAAGAGGATTCAGACACTAAAAGTCGAAGAAAACTAAGATTTAATGAAGCAGTGAGGGATCAATTTGGGGTATGGCATGTCTGTTACTCCATGCATTCTTCCAGAGAAGAATTAGAGTGGGCTCTGAATTTTCTTGCACCTAAATGGGTAGTTTCAACAACCCCACCTTGCCGGGCCACTGAGCTAGATTACGTTAGGCAATGTTCGGTTGGTGCTCATTTAACTTCAAATGACTCCATCTGGAAGCTTTTGGATATTAGTGTGGGAGCTTCTGCTAAAGCCAATGTATCAGCAAAGCATTCGCAAATTTCTTTAGAATCTGAATTGCCAACAGTTGAAGATTCTTCTAGCCAACCGTTGAGCTTGTCTTCACCTATCAAAAAGCCAGCACTGACATTATTCGGTAGAGCACGACTGCCTGTTGGAGCTTTTGAGAATCATGATTGCTCATCCAACGAAAaactaacatttgtaaaagatCATGTAATTGCCAAACAGGAAGTCGGAGTTGTAGAGGCTTCGAAGGTGGAAATTCATGTACCGAATAACTTCGTGTCTTCTTCAATTGGATCATCAAGAAACTTTAGTGAAGCCTTGAGAAAATCGTATAGGTCGATGAACGTGCCAATGCCTCGGCCTTTGCCCTCCCTGGTGGAGCTTAAGGGTGCCAATAAACAAAACAAGAGGAGAATGGCAGAGATTTAA
- the LOC126655915 gene encoding uncharacterized protein LOC126655915 isoform X1: MPIEMPRGLPFSVDTWSPNSKWKRHYFLSHAHKDHSSGICTHSSYPIYATRLTKSLVLRYYPQLEDSLFVCIEVAQSVVINDPDGNFTVTAFDANHCPGAVMFLFEGNFGNILHTGDCRLTPDCLQWFPEKYIRKKGKEPGCQLDYVFLDCTFGRFKQKFPSKHSAIQQVINCIWKHPAAAMVYLTCDLLGQEDILVHVSQTFGSKIYVDKAANPECFQALTVTVPQILTQDPTSRFHVFDGFPKLYERAATKLAEAQANCQPEPLIIRPSAQWYACDCEEEDSDTKSRRKLRFNEAVRDQFGVWHVCYSMHSSREELEWALNFLAPKWVVSTTPPCRATELDYVRQCSVGAHLTSNDSIWKLLDISVGASAKANVSAKHSQISLESELPTVEDSSSQPLSLSSPIKKPALTLFGRARLPVGAFENHDCSSNEKLTFVKDHVIAKQEVGVVEASKVEIHVPNNFVSSSIGSSRNFSEALRKSYRSMNVPMPRPLPSLVELKGANKQNKRRMAEI; the protein is encoded by the exons ATGCCGATTGAAATGCCAAGAGGATTACCATTTTCAGTGGACACATGGAGCCCTAATTCGAAGTGGAAGAGACATTATTTCTTGAGCCATGCCCATAAAGATCATTCTTCTGGGATTTGCACACATTCTTCTTATCCTATCTACGCCACCCGTCTCACTAAATCTCTAGTTCTTCGTTATTACCCTCAGCTTGAAGATTCTTTGTTTGTGTGCATAGAGGTGGCTCAATCTGTGGTCATCAATGACCCGGATGGCAATTTCACTGTTACTGCTTTTGATGCAAATCACTGCCCTG GAGCTGTCATGTTCTTGTTCGAGGGCAATTTTGGCAACATCCTGCACACAGGAGATTGCAGGCTCACTCCCGACTGTCTACAATGGTTTCCCGAGAAGTATATTAGAAAAAAAGGGAAGGAACCCGGGTGCCAACTTGATTATGTTTTCCTAGACTGTACATTTGGGAGATTCAAACAGAAATTCCCGAGCAAGCATTCAGCAATCCAACAG GTTATAAACTGTATATGGAAGCACCCTGCTGCAGCTATGGTTTACCTGACTTGTGATCTTCTTGGTCAAGAGGATATACTAGTTCATGTTTCCCAAACTTTTGGTTCTAAAATTTATGTTGACAAAGCTGCTAATCCAGAATGCTTCCAAGCTTTGACAGTTACAGTTCCTCAAATCCTCACTCAAGATCCAACATCACGTTTCCATGTGTTTGATGGATTTCCTAAATTATATGAACGAGCTGCTACAAAACTTGCAGAGGCACAAGCTAATTGCCAGCCAGAACCTCTGATTATTCGACCTTCAGCTCAGTGGTACGCTTGTGACTGTGAAGAAGAGGATTCAGACACTAAAAGTCGAAGAAAACTAAGATTTAATGAAGCAGTGAGGGATCAATTTGGGGTATGGCATGTCTGTTACTCCATGCATTCTTCCAGAGAAGAATTAGAGTGGGCTCTGAATTTTCTTGCACCTAAATGGGTAGTTTCAACAACCCCACCTTGCCGGGCCACTGAGCTAGATTACGTTAGGCAATGTTCGGTTGGTGCTCATTTAACTTCAAATGACTCCATCTGGAAGCTTTTGGATATTAGTGTGGGAGCTTCTGCTAAAGCCAATGTATCAGCAAAGCATTCGCAAATTTCTTTAGAATCTGAATTGCCAACAGTTGAAGATTCTTCTAGCCAACCGTTGAGCTTGTCTTCACCTATCAAAAAGCCAGCACTGACATTATTCGGTAGAGCACGACTGCCTGTTGGAGCTTTTGAGAATCATGATTGCTCATCCAACGAAAaactaacatttgtaaaagatCATGTAATTGCCAAACAGGAAGTCGGAGTTGTAGAGGCTTCGAAGGTGGAAATTCATGTACCGAATAACTTCGTGTCTTCTTCAATTGGATCATCAAGAAACTTTAGTGAAGCCTTGAGAAAATCGTATAGGTCGATGAACGTGCCAATGCCTCGGCCTTTGCCCTCCCTGGTGGAGCTTAAGGGTGCCAATAAACAAAACAAGAGGAGAATGGCAGAGATTTAA